From Camelus bactrianus isolate YW-2024 breed Bactrian camel chromosome 16, ASM4877302v1, whole genome shotgun sequence, the proteins below share one genomic window:
- the PRR15L gene encoding proline-rich protein 15-like protein, which yields MTEVGWWKLTFLRKKKSTPKVLYEIPDTYAQTEGSAEPPRPDGGDPDSHFNTRLEKIVDKSTKGKHVKVSNSGRFKEKKKVRATLAENSNLFDDREGKGQ from the coding sequence ATGACCGAAGTTGGTTGGTGGAAGCTGACTTTCCTCCGGAAAAAGAAATCCACTCCCAAGGTGCTCTATGAGATCCCCGATACCTATGCCCAAACTGAGGGCAGCGCAGAGCCCCCGAGGCCTGACGGCGGGGACCCTGACAGCCACTTTAACACCCGCCTGGAGAAGATTGTGGACAAGAGCACAAAGGGCAAACACGTCAAAGTCTCCAACTCGGGCCGcttcaaggagaagaaaaaagtccGAGCCACGCTGGCGGAGAACTCCAACCTCTTTGATGACAGGGAGGGCAAAGGACAGTGA